In Aegilops tauschii subsp. strangulata cultivar AL8/78 chromosome 3, Aet v6.0, whole genome shotgun sequence, one genomic interval encodes:
- the LOC109747714 gene encoding F-box/FBD/LRR-repeat protein At1g13570 isoform X1, with translation MDSEAMSTCKKARAEAASVVSTDRLSNLPPEIKGDILSRLNVEEAVRTSTLSSTWRDAWTDMPVISLCDGNLARTKFVTLVDMVLLLHKGTIEEFDISGNKNYHDEFGRWMIMLSRKSPKSVIIKLNSGPRYKIPSCLFSIGDLEYLHLENCIISLPRAFQGFKSLTDLTLKLFSSTDKDIQNLISFCPALTDLILDSFEGINRLNIKAPKLDYLYVEGDFEDIKLDAPNLEVAFLSLDKAYQSVPIAHDKESYVKQSLGSLSVIETLTINGFFLKYLSKGCIHTKLPAVFTHLESVRIMICLWDQRQVLTACSLFQNAPNLKKLEMWSFPWSILGRDEDQVGIQGLNLQLQMDHLVMASVNHFGGLDCEVDFVAKLLSWAPALEELKIDWKGEMECSMVLAKLLALPRASTRAKVIVTF, from the exons ATGGATTCTGAAGCAATGAGTACCTGTAAAAAGGCCAGGGCGGAAGCTGCATCAGTTGTGAGTACAGACAGACTTAGCAATCTACCTCCAGAGATAAAGGGCGACATCCTCTCACGTTTGAATGTCGAAGAAGCGGTTAGGACTAGTACCTTATCAAGTACTTGGAGGGATGCATGGACTGACATGCCAGTAATATCTCTGTGCGATGGAAATCTTGCAAGAACCAAGTTCGTTACGTTAGTCGATATGGTGCTATTACTTCACAAGGGAACAATAGAGGAGTTTGATATTTCAGGTAACAAAAATTACCATGATGAGTTCGGTAGGTGGATGATCATGCTGTCAAGGAAATCACCAAAATCAGTTATAATCAAGTTGAACTCGGGGCCAAGGTATAAGATTCCCTCGTGCCTCTTTTCTATTGGTGATCTGGAGTATCTGCACCTAGAAAACTGCATCATCAGCTTGCCTCGGGCATTCCAAGGTTTCAAGAGCCTAACTGACCTCACCCTGAAACTCTTCTCCTCCACAGACAAGGATATCCAAAATTTGATCTCGTTCTGCCCCGCACTGACTGATTTGATATTAGATTCTTTTGAGGGCATCAACCGTCTAAACATCAAGGCTCCTAAACTGGATTATCTTTATGTTGAAGGGGATTTTGAGGACATTAAGTTGGACGCACCTAATCTGGAggtggcctttctctctcttgaTAAAGCGTATCAATCTGTTCCAATTGCGCATGACAAGGAAAGCTATGTCAAGCAGTCATTGGGTAGCCTAAGTGTCATTGAAACACTTACAATTAATGGTTTTTTCCTAAAG TATCTATCAAAAGGATGCATACATACGAAGCTCCCTGCCGTGTTTACTCACCTGGAGAGTGTTCGTATTATGATATGCTTGTGGGATCAGAGGCAAGTCTTGACTGCATGTTCATTGTTTCAGAACGCCCCTAACTTAAAGAAGCTTGAGATGTGG AGTTTTCCTTGGAGCATCCTTGGTCGGGATGAGGATCAGGTGGGCATTCAAGGACTTAACCTGCAATTGCAAATGGACCATCTCGTAATGGCTAGTGTGAACCATTTCGGGGGTCTGGACTGCGAAGTTGATTTCGTGGCAAAGCTACTAAGCTGGGCACCAGCTTTAGAAGAACTGAAGATAGACTGGAAGGGTGAAATGGAATGTAGCATGGTTCTTGCCAAGCTATTAGCTCTGCCGAGGGCGTCTACCAGGGCCAAGGTCATTGTCACATTTTGA
- the LOC109747714 gene encoding F-box/FBD/LRR-repeat protein At1g13570 isoform X2, whose translation MDSEAMSTCKKARAEAASVVSTDRLSNLPPEIKGDILSRLNVEEAVRTSTLSSTWRDAWTDMPVISLCDGNLARTKFVTLVDMVLLLHKGTIEEFDISGNKNYHDEFGRWMIMLSRKSPKSVIIKLNSGPRYKIPSCLFSIGDLEYLHLENCIISLPRAFQGDFEDIKLDAPNLEVAFLSLDKAYQSVPIAHDKESYVKQSLGSLSVIETLTINGFFLKYLSKGCIHTKLPAVFTHLESVRIMICLWDQRQVLTACSLFQNAPNLKKLEMWSFPWSILGRDEDQVGIQGLNLQLQMDHLVMASVNHFGGLDCEVDFVAKLLSWAPALEELKIDWKGEMECSMVLAKLLALPRASTRAKVIVTF comes from the exons ATGGATTCTGAAGCAATGAGTACCTGTAAAAAGGCCAGGGCGGAAGCTGCATCAGTTGTGAGTACAGACAGACTTAGCAATCTACCTCCAGAGATAAAGGGCGACATCCTCTCACGTTTGAATGTCGAAGAAGCGGTTAGGACTAGTACCTTATCAAGTACTTGGAGGGATGCATGGACTGACATGCCAGTAATATCTCTGTGCGATGGAAATCTTGCAAGAACCAAGTTCGTTACGTTAGTCGATATGGTGCTATTACTTCACAAGGGAACAATAGAGGAGTTTGATATTTCAGGTAACAAAAATTACCATGATGAGTTCGGTAGGTGGATGATCATGCTGTCAAGGAAATCACCAAAATCAGTTATAATCAAGTTGAACTCGGGGCCAAGGTATAAGATTCCCTCGTGCCTCTTTTCTATTGGTGATCTGGAGTATCTGCACCTAGAAAACTGCATCATCAGCTTGCCTCGGGCATTCCAAG GGGATTTTGAGGACATTAAGTTGGACGCACCTAATCTGGAggtggcctttctctctcttgaTAAAGCGTATCAATCTGTTCCAATTGCGCATGACAAGGAAAGCTATGTCAAGCAGTCATTGGGTAGCCTAAGTGTCATTGAAACACTTACAATTAATGGTTTTTTCCTAAAG TATCTATCAAAAGGATGCATACATACGAAGCTCCCTGCCGTGTTTACTCACCTGGAGAGTGTTCGTATTATGATATGCTTGTGGGATCAGAGGCAAGTCTTGACTGCATGTTCATTGTTTCAGAACGCCCCTAACTTAAAGAAGCTTGAGATGTGG AGTTTTCCTTGGAGCATCCTTGGTCGGGATGAGGATCAGGTGGGCATTCAAGGACTTAACCTGCAATTGCAAATGGACCATCTCGTAATGGCTAGTGTGAACCATTTCGGGGGTCTGGACTGCGAAGTTGATTTCGTGGCAAAGCTACTAAGCTGGGCACCAGCTTTAGAAGAACTGAAGATAGACTGGAAGGGTGAAATGGAATGTAGCATGGTTCTTGCCAAGCTATTAGCTCTGCCGAGGGCGTCTACCAGGGCCAAGGTCATTGTCACATTTTGA
- the LOC109747715 gene encoding uncharacterized protein, with translation MPPPALCATSASRLRLLLPSAPSALFLRAAAASAALAPARQRLLFSTTAGMAAAAGAKASTQAAAGGGVSERIMPHLLNIYGSCATARDFEMYAPNATFEDPLMRAHGVKQIKSAFYTMPKVFGESKIVEYTIKENATGPGKSQILIDNKQHYKVFGKDVDLESLITLDVEDGKVVRHQDWWDKKPLKNRETVSFPLLGRLAQTSRRGAMLLTHVLMGFGKDPTP, from the exons ATGCCACCCCCCGCTCTCTgcgccacctccgcctcccgacTGCGACTGCTCCTGCCGTCCGCCCCGTCTGCCCTCTTCCTCCGCGCAGCCGCTGCTTCTGCTGCCCTCGCGCCCGCGAGGCAGAGATTATTGTTCTCGACGACGGCAGGCATGGCGGCGGCCGCGGGAGCGAAGGCGTCgacgcaggcggcggcgggcgggggcgTGTCCGAGCGCATCATGCCGCATCTCCTCAACAT ATACGGATCATGCGCCACGGCACGGGACTTCGAGATGTACGCGCCCAATGCCACGTTCGAGGACCCGCTTATGCGTGCCCATGG CGTCAAGCAGATCAAATCAGCCTTCTACACGATGCCTAAG GTATTCGGTGAGTCCAAGATCGTAGAGTACACGATAAAGGAAAACGCGACCGGACCGGGGAAATCCCAG ATACTGATAGACAACAAGCAACACTACAAGGTCTTTGGCAAGGATGTTGACCTAGAGTCCCTCATCACACTCGACGTTGAGGATGGCAAGGTCGTCAGGCACCAGGACTG GTGGGACAAGAAGCCTCTCAAGAACAGGGAGACGGTGAGCTTCCCGTTGTTGGGACGGCTGGCGCAGACGAGCCGCCGGGGAGCCATGCTGCTCACTCATGTTCTCATGGGCTTCGGCAAAGACCCCACCCCATGA